From Salvelinus namaycush isolate Seneca chromosome 9, SaNama_1.0, whole genome shotgun sequence:
CCCACCCACGTTTAGTCTTGTACTCAAACTATTGATCTGAGTCATTGAGTTACTGCGCAGTGCTGCTATGAGCCTTGGGATGGGACTCTTTCTAATGTCTACTGCCTGTCTCTCCCTTCCCTGCTCAGAGGCATGAAGGTCATTGAGAACAGAGCCTCCAAGGATGAGGAGAAGATGGAGCTGCAGGAGATCCAGCTGAAGGAGGCCAAGCACATCGCTGAGGAGGCTGACCGCAAATACGAGGAGGCGAGTCTCTCAGCTGCTGCAGTTGTTGGCTGCTGTCCAGCTGTCCCTACAGCCCAGCCTCCCCACACCCTTCCTTTAACCTACAATAACATAATGGCACACACACGTATGATTGAGTCCACTTTGTAAAGCAAACATGGTGATTTAGTCATCTCTACCTTGAAATACCCCAATTCATATAGGGTATATGTACAGTACACAGatatattgtgtgtgtatatacacagcCTTTTTGTGTATAGAGTGTAACTCCTTGGTGTTCTGTACCTAAAGGTTGCCCGTAAGCTGGTCATCATTGAGAGTGATCTGGAGCGTACAGAGGAGCGCGCTGAGCTTTCTGAAGGGTAAGATCTAATGCCCCTAACAGTAACGCTGCACTTCATTAACATGCATGGCTGGAGTTATTTAACATTCTACTTTAACACCACGCCTGGCTAAAAGTTGAGTGTTTATTTTCAACATGTTGCTCACGCTTGTTGTTGCATGTACTATTAATTTGCATGTGTTCCATGTTTTGAATGGCCGTTTCGTTCGCCACATCCACTAACAGACGGATTCGAAGAGCGGAGGACGAGCTAAGAGTTTTGGAACAAAGCTTAAAATCACTTACAGCTTCCGAAGCAAAGGTACTGTAGACTAACAATGTATTCTGTTAGACCTATCTTTCTAGACTTTTGTACTACTTTCTCTTGTCACGTTCATTCACTCTGCTGAATGAAGCGTCTTTCCTCTGCACCTTGCTCTGCTTTGCTATATTTTCCTATGTTTGGGCGTACGCTCGGGATATCCTAAAACTAGAACCTTTTACACCTCTAACCTGGCAGGGACTGTGCAAGAATAACATCTTTCACATGCACTACTAGCCAGTATTCTTAATCTGACAAAATCTTTATGCTAAAAGGCATTTATAAAAGTTTCTTTGTAGTCTACTCTCCACCTCTGttaatattgtcacgttcctgctGTGTTGAGGTACTTTGGTCTCCTTCCTGTAGTTCCGCTAGTTCGTATtcattttgttttatttcttctcccctttcctgctctccctctttccttcctgCTTCCATTTCTCATTGGTGTCTCAATATCCCCCTCCATTCCGGCACATTTTTCTCTGGACCCTCTGCACCTTCTCCCTTCTAACACCAGCAAATGCTCTGAGCTTGAAGAAGAGTTGAAAACTGTGACCAACAACCTGAAGTCACTGGAGGCCCAGTCTGAGAAGGTAGGTAGTCTGCTGCTGTGTTCAGGCATGCTGTCCATTCCAGCTTCTCCAGAGCCATGCTGGAGAATGAATGGATGGAAGGAACCTAAAGAACCATTTACAGCAACACTTTGTTCAATGGATACAGTATCTGGCATACAAATTGCCTTGGTCTAAGATTAGTCTAACTTTGTACATTCTGAAGATGTAAGGCAAATGGATTTTCCAGTATTTTTTTCTGTCAATTGAATATAAACCTATTGTATCATGGTAGAActgtattataataatttgtCATTAATGTAAAGTCTTTGTTTTATATAAAATGTAAAGTGAGTGTTTTTAGGctttgtttctgtctctgtagactGGTGGGGGTGTAGCGGATATCTGTGGGTAAATGCATGACTCTTTTGGTCCACAGTACTCACATAAGGAGGACAAGTATGAGGAGGAGATGAAGGTCCTCACTGACAAGCTGAAGGAGGCAAGTTtcacaatcccccccccccccccccccccccttatctaCAGACTTTGGCCAGAGGCCAGGCTATTTCAGTGCTGTAGTTTAGGCCTACAGTACCTATCACAGTATCACTCACTGTGAACTTTAAAGACCTACTGATTCTTaagaacctgtctgtctaccACAGGCTGAGACACGTGCTGAGTTCGCTGAGAGATCAGTAGCCAAGCTTGAGAAGACCATTGACGACTTGGAAGGTATTACGTTTTTGCAGTTCATTTCAAAACTGTACTTTGGTCTGTTTGGAGTAGGCCTACATTTTATAGTGTCAGTTGGTCTTATTCATGGCCATTCGGTGAGTGTCTACTTTTCAAATCTCTTCAAGAGGAGGAAATCCTCTTCCCTTTTTTTGCTACACCTCAATCTAATCTTTGCTACCTCTCATTTCCATTATTATCAGTGTCTTTTGAGCAACACGTACCCCTTATTGAGTCAACTACTTTTGGGTTACAGCTGAGTGGAAATTACGTTGGGAGTTGGACATTTGACAGGTCTTCCTCGTCACTCTCTATATTTAAGATTGTTCATAGATTGGGTTGCTTTTGCCTGTTTATCTGCAACAATGAAGTTGCAGTGCATCTGCTCAATGAGAATGGGCTATTAGTCACGGGAAGGGAAATGCTGCCCTACAGCTGCTGATTCCCGTAAATCATCCATCTGTTGGTTAAAGAATGTATCATGAGGCTGTCATAGTAATTAGTAGGGCTGAGGAAGCAGCCATATGGTAATGGAATCTCTGACATGAGATGTTCAAGGGCCAGCTCCAGTAATATGTTCACTATTTCTTGATGATGCTGAAGAATGTGTCATGGCCTCATTCAGATTGCTGTTCTATCCTCTTCTGGTGTAACGTTTTTTCCTTTTCcactctgtccatctctccctctctccctccctctggggTCTTGCTGATGACTTGGACACCCTTCACCCTCCTTCCCACGCACCCCTCCATTTCTGCCCCCTCCTCCCTTTTTGGTGCACTTGGTCCACGTCCCAATAGATGAGTTGTATGCCCAGAAACTGAAGCACAAGGCCATCAGCGAGGAGCTGGACCACGCCCTCAATGACATGACTTCCATGTAATTCTTCAACTGCGCTGCCTGCTTGTGCCTCTGTCGCCTCCTTGCACCTCACCTCCCCATTGTCCAGCCATCACACCCttctgttctgtctctgttctccatccaTCTGCTGTTTTGTGTTCATACAAAATAAAGTGGTTACTGTTAGAAAGCAGCTATATCATTTTTATACACAAGGTAGTCTTAAGGTCATAGTCAAGGGATGGGCTTAAGGGTGGTTGTATATTGTGTCTGTAAGTACGGGCCAATTATGTGTTAAGTGTTTAAGCTCAGTCAGTGGTTTCCTCTCACACGAACTTGCGTGTGGTTGTGAGGACATTCTCGCCATGATAGTCACTGTAACCATTTTAGCAGTACAGTGCGTGAGCCTAGAGACTTGTTTTGTATGAACATAATACAGCATGGAGGTTCTTTGTTTACTGATTTGGACTTTCATTTTGATAACTACCATATTGTATTACTTTTTACGTCCTCTTAATTTGTTTTGTGAGTATTTGAAATGTACATTGTTCAACAAAATTAAAATCTTAATTTCAAAATATTCAGTATATTTTGTCAACCCTTAATGCATGCGAGGTGTCTATTGAAATGCAATACAACTCTTTGTATTTCAATGTGAGCCTTCTACTGGGCCTTACATTGAGAAACACAATGTGCTTTGTTTCTTTTCTGTACCGTTTCAAGTGTAGCTCACTTGTATCTACTACTAACAAGGTCTATTTCTGTATGGAAGAAAGGCCCCCTTGAAGTTCCTTTTTGTTCTGTGATAACCACAGTTGAGGGTGAACTGCACAATCTGGTTGCTTTTGGAAGGTGGGTTTTTGTCTGGTGCCCCTTTGGCATCCGAGCAAATGCAGACTTTGTCAAACCAAAGCTGTATGACTGAGGGGTTTATTCAAGTGACGCTTGTCATGACTCCATGGAAAGGTCTTCATGTGATCAGAGAAGTTTGGTCCAACCTTTTGTGTTTGAGTAGTTGCTGTACATTGTCTGTATTCCTCACAGTGGGTCATTGTGGCTCTAGCCTGTGCTGTGGCTCCAGTAGCGCTGGTGTGTTGCTAAACGTGTCACTCTTCCAACAGAATCTTTGTCTTGTCGTAAAATACCGCTTCCATAGAAGGACGTTTCTGTTACCTCGAGCTCTAATAAAACTAGGATGCCTTGATGTTAGTCAAGTTTTCCTTGTTTTTATGTCTAAGAAAAccatcatttattttatttaaccagataggccagttgagaacaaggtctcatttacaactgcgacctgggcaagataaagcaaagtagtgcgacaaaaacaacagagttgcacataaacaaacgtacagtcaataacacaatagaaaaatctatgtacagtgtgtgcaaatgtagggaggtaggcaataaataggccacagaggaaaaattacaatttagcattaatactggagtgatagatgtgcagatgatgatgtgcaagtagagatactggcgtgcaagagggtaagtaataatatggggctGAGGTAGtcaggtgtgctatttacagattggctgtgtactggtacagtgattggtaagctgctctgacagctgatgtttaaagttagagagggagatataagactccagcttctgaggtttttgcaattcattccagtcattggcagcagagaactggaaggaaaggtggctaAAGGAATTGttgactttggggatgaccagtgcaatatacctgctggagcgtgtgctacgggtgggtgttgctatggtgaccagtgagctgagataaggcggggctttacctagcaaagacttatagatgacctggagccagtgggtttggtgacggatatgtagtgagtgCCAGCCaccgagagcatacaggttgcagtggtgggtagtatatggggctttggtgctaaaacagatggcactgtgatagactacatccagtttgctgagtagagtgttgggggctattttgtaaatgacatcaccatagtcaaggatcggtaggatagtcagtttagcgagggtatgtttggcggcatgagtgaaggatgcattgttgcaaaataggaagaaGATTTTAATttttgattggagatgcttaatgtgagtctggaaggagaatttacagtctaaccagacacctaggtatttgtagttgtccacatattctaggtcagaaccgtcccgagtagtgatgctagtcgggcgggagggtgcgggtagcgatcggttgaagagcatgcacttagttttactagcatttaaaagaagttggaggccacggaaggagtgttgtatggcgttgaagctcgtttggaggtttgttagcacagtgtccaaagaagggccagatgtatacagaatggtgtcgtctgcgtagaggtggatcagagaatcaccagcagccaGAGCGACATCATTTTTatatacatgcatgcatacatacatacatacagagaaaagagtcggcccgagaattgaaccctgtggcacccccataaagactgccagaggtctggacaacaggccctccgatttgacacactgaactctgagaagtagttggtgaaccaggcgaggcagtcatttgagaagccaaggctattgagtctgccgataagaatgcggtgattgacagtcgaaagccttggccaggtcgatgaagacggctgcatagtactgtcttttatcgatggcggttatgatatcgcttaggaccttgagcgtggctgaggtgcacccacgaccaactcggaaaccagattgcatagtggagaagttATGGTGAGAtatcggtgatctgtttattaacttggcttttgaagacttcgAAGactagaaaggcagggcaggattgatataggtctataacagtttgggtctagagtgtctcccccttttgaagtgggggatgactgcggcagctttccaatctttggggatcttagacgatacgagaggttgaacaggctagtaatagggttgGAACAATTTcggaggataattttagaaagaggcttcagattgtctagcccagctgatttgtagggatccagattttgcagttccttcagaacatcagctgtctggatttgggtgaaggagaagcagggggggggttgggcaagttgctgcagggggtgctgagatgttggctggggtaggggtagccaggtggaaagcatggccagccgtggaaaaatgcttattgaaatgatatattatcgtagatttattggtggtAAGTGTTTCCTATccccagtgcagtgggcagctgggaggaggtgctctttttctccatggactttagtgtacCAAAACTTTTcagaattagtgctacaggaagcaaatttctgtttgaaaaagctagctttgtctttcctaactgactgagtatattggttcctgacttccctgaaaagttgcatatcgcgggggctattcgatgctaatgcagaacgccacaggatgtttttgtgctggtcaagggcagtcaagtctggggtgaaccaagggctatatctgttcttagttctacattttttgaatggggcatgcttatttaagatggagaggatagCACTTTTGAAGagtaaccaggcatcctctactgtcgggatgaggtcaatatccttccaggatacccgggccaggtcgattagaaaggcctgctcgctgaagtgttttagggagtgtttgacagtgatgaggggtggtcgtttgaccgcggacccataacggatgcaggaaatgaggcagtgatcgctgagatcctggttgaagacagcagaggtgtatttagaggacaagttggtcaggatgatatctaagagggtgcccatggttatggttttagggttgtacctggtaggttccttgatcatttgtgtgagattgagggcatctagcttagattgtaggatggccggggtgttaagcatatcccagtttaggtcacctaacagtaccaactctgaagatagatggggggggcaatcaattcacatatggtgtccagggcacagctaggGGCTGAGGGGgatctataacaagcggcaacggtgagagacttgtttctggaaaggtagatttttaaaagtagaagcttgaattgtttgggcacagacctcgATAGTATGACAGAATTAAACAAATGTTAGGGTGCTAACATTCTTACACTTTCAGTTGACAGTACATCTAATGATTTGATTGTCAAATCaacagcaatggacattaaaagGTTCATTCATTTTGAGGGGCAAGATGCATTTTGTGCACTGTACTGAACATGTCTTTCAAGTAGGCCTACTGCACACTTGTAGCTCTTATTCAACTTTCCCTCATTTATTGGGTCTAGCCCTAAGGGAATAATGGTTCTTACAGACTTATTGAAGGTCTAGGTTTTTAGGCGCATCATGGCATTACACATATTGTTAAAAGAAATGTAGCTGCTTAGGTGAGTGTAATTTGGCTTAGTACAATATAGTTAATGTAATGGTTTGATAGACAGGTGGCACATGTTGGGTTGCTATTGAACAGGTAGAGGAAAGTAGGAGTAAAGAGAAGGACAGTGTCTAAGATTGTCTGCCTCTGAGTGTTTGAAATAAGTGAGTTGAAAAAAGGATGGCAAGTATGATTGACCATTGCAATGTTGATGACATGACGTCTGTAATTTGCAATATCCTTTTATTGTTGAAAATAAATTAATATATTTTCATGTGGGAAATCCTGGGCATCTATGACATCAGGTAGTGGTCCTCCATACAAGGCTGGAATTTCAACTTTTATACTGCCTAAGATGCACCTATAAGACTTTAAGCAGGATCCGTACATGCCTTCTGTTTCTGGAAGGTATATTTAGGCAGTGAGTAGAGCCCACTAGACAAGTGTCTGGCTATGTATTACTTGTTTGCTCAATTATCCACCCCAGAGAAATGTTAAAATCTCCGTTCACAAAGTTCAGAGGTATTCTACTCATCGCTTCTGCTGTTACTGCTCCACTGCTCTGTGGAGAGTAGACCTTCTATACTATATAATTTTAAAACAAGGTAATGTATAATCAGGTGTGAAGTGATCCCAcatgaagctttctcttgagctCTCTAGTCTGGTACTGCACTGAtttcctctcttctttctctttcctACCTGCTTTCCGACTGCCAAGATCACCTCTACCAGCAACTTGAGAAAAACCGCCTTCTCTCTAACGAACTAAGAGTGGCCTTGAATGAGGACTAAACACAGTGTGAATGTTTCATCTATTTAAGTAATGAGCTTATGTACAGTAttgcaattgtgtgtgtgtgtgatgctaaTAATTCTGGAGATAAGTGTTACTGCTGGAGTAACAAGCTAGtaccagtaccagtcaaaagtttggcacctactgattcaagggttttttgtattttctacattgtagaataatagtgaagacatcaactatgaaataacacatatggaatcatgtagtaaccaaaaaaatatattttatattcttcaaagtagccaccctttaccttgacagctttgcacactctttgcattctctaaaccagcttcatgaggaatgcttttaaaacagtcttgaaggagttcccacatatgctgagcacttgttggctgcttttccttcactctgcggtccaactcatcccaaaccatctgtggtgattgtggaggacaggtcatctgatgcagcactccatcactctccttcttggtcaaatagcagttacacagcctggaggtgtgttgggtcattgtcctgttgaaaaacaaatgatagttccactaagtgcaaaccagatgggatggcatatcgctgcaaaatgctatggtagccatgatggttgtgtgccttgaattctaaataaatcagtttcaccagcaaagcacacccacaccataacccctcctcctccatgcttcatggtgggagccacacatgcggagatcctccgttcacctactctgcgtcttacaaagacacggtggttggaaccaaaaatgtccaatttgaaggacagatttccaccagtctaatgtccattgctcgtgtttcttggcccaagcaagtctcttcttattggtgtccttttagtagtggtttctttgcagcaatttgaccatgaaggcctgatttcacacagtctcctctgaacagttgatgttgagatgaactctgaagcatttatttgggctgcaatctgaggctggtaactctaatgaactaatcctctgcagtagaggtaactctgggtcttcctttcctgtggcagtcctcatgagagccaatttcatcataacACTTgttggtttttgcaactgcacttggaaGAACTTTTAAAAGTTCTTAATTTtcagaattgactgaccttcaggtcttaaagtaatgatggactgtttctTTTTGATTATTTGAGCgggtcttgccataatatggacttagccctatttggtaaaagaccatcttctgtataccacccctaccttgtcacaacacaactgtttggctcaaatgcattaaggaaagtagttccacaaattaacttttaacaaggcatgcATGATAATTgacatgcattccaggtgacaacctcatgaaactggttgacagaatgccaagagtgtgcaaagctgtcaaggcaaagggtggctactttgaagaatctcaaatataacatatatttagatatttctttacactttttttggtaaatacatgattctatgtgttatttaatagttttaatgtcttcattattctacaatgtagaaaatagtaaaaagaaaaaccctccaattaggtgtccaaacttttgacaggtactgtataaaTATATAAATCTGGAATTATCTCTAATCTGTATATTTACTGTATACTCTGACATACAACCAGGAAGTATATACAGTATTGTTAATTGTCCCTGTTTTAAGCATGGGGAAGGCTATGCTGTAAAAATGTGTGTATTTCCTGCATGGTTACCGCCATAGCATAGTCACAGCATTTTGTTTTTCTCTAAAACTGAAAGTGTGATGCTTTTGTTAGCTAATTATGTAGACCTAACCGTACGATAGACTTATTTTCCATGTTGTGTGATGGTAGCTTGGATTttaatattttgttttatttggtGTCTAACAGAGAAACTGGCACATGCTAAAGAGGAGAACCTTGATATGCACCAGATGCTGGACCAGACTCTAATGGAACTAAATAACATGTGAAAGCCTGGTTTACCCACTATGGTTTGGGCTTTTTGTATTTGCACCTTGCTTGCCATGAGCCCTCATTTCATTCCATGCCCATGGTAAGGAACACATAACCAGATGCTTTTCCTTTTGCACCGTCCTGCTTTCAGTGGAGCTCAACGAGGGAGCAGAACTAAGGGAAAGGTACAACATTTCCTTAATGAAGCCTAAAATGAGAAACACTTTTTGTTTTTGCCAGCTGATTTATAATGTCAGCATTTTAATCATTGACATTAGTTCGCTTTTGACGAGTTATCAGGTGAAATGACGCATCATTTGCTACAAAGGTTGTTTTTGGGTCATTCCACTAATTCTGTGCCTTTTGAGATGTGTAACTTGGTGGGAAAAAAACATAGTTTCACCCAATTTTTACTTTCTGTCATAAAGAACATATGTTCAACTTAATGAAAAACAAGTTCTCATcttaaggtaaaaaaaaatacattttaaataactAAGTGCCATATAAAGTAACAAGGTTGACCATAACAGAGTTGACAACTTCATCATAAATATTCCATAAATTCCCATGTGACAGGGAATGGAAGGTTGCTGTGTGCAACAGGGAgcggcaattgaatgcaagcttcacaaataaaatgaaatagtTAGCCTGTCTATAgttaacagggttgacgtgttctGCTCAACCCACTCTCTTTTCCACAACAAAACCCCCATGAAATGGccaaaagagtagaaccagctcacctgcttatacactgatttgactattagatgttccaATGTTTCTttggattttttaaatatatttttttaaggactagtttcaccatattaaagaGTTCAGTTCAGGTAACAGGGTTGatcttaaaatgagggacagttTTATTTGTTCTTCCTTTAAAActaatgatggtgaaaacttgaaGACATTTTGGGGTTaggtgggttaaaatcttcctcaGTCAGAGGGTACACAGAGGGACTTGTCAAAATGCTGGATTTTGGCACTTAGGGCTAGTCTTTATTTGTGAATCTGAATTCTCCTTGTAGTCTATATTGTAGGGGACATTATTGAATACAACAGGCTTTTAAAACGCAATATTGGTGCACTATTTCTACTTCAAATATTGAAGGTAcgcaaaaggcactcatttcgtggaacAACCCTTTTATCTGCATTTGATAAATTAATTTAGTTTATATACTAACATTATTTTGATTGTTTGCTGCCAATATTAAGCCCTGGCTAGAAAGGGATCTACTTACACTCCCAAAGTATATTTATTTTTCTTTTGAGCCTTAAACTCATTACAAAATG
This genomic window contains:
- the LOC120053940 gene encoding tropomyosin alpha-1 chain-like isoform X4; amino-acid sequence: MDAIKKKMQMLKLDKENALDRAEGAEGDKKAAEDKSKQLEDDVVALQKKLKGTEDELDKYSESLKDAQEKLELAEKKATDAEADVASLNRRIQLVEEELDRAQERLTTALTKLEEAEKAADESERGMKVIENRASKDEEKMELQEIQLKEAKHIAEEADRKYEEVARKLVIIESDLERTEERAELSEGKCSELEEELKTVTNNLKSLEAQSEKYSHKEDKYEEEMKVLTDKLKEAETRAEFAERSVAKLEKTIDDLEDELYAQKLKHKAISEELDHALNDMTSM
- the LOC120053940 gene encoding tropomyosin alpha-1 chain-like isoform X6, with amino-acid sequence MAGITSLEAVKRKIKTLQQQADGAEERTERLQRELGLERKARESAEADVASLNRRIQLVEEELDRAQERLTTALTKLEEAEKAADESERGMKVIENRASKDEEKMELQEIQLKEAKHIAEEADRKYEEVARKLVIIESDLERTEERAELSEGKCSELEEELKTVTNNLKSLEAQSEKYSHKEDKYEEEMKVLTDKLKEAETRAEFAERSVAKLEKTIDDLEDELYAQKLKHKAISEELDHALNDMTSM
- the LOC120053940 gene encoding tropomyosin alpha-1 chain-like isoform X3 translates to MDAIKKKMQMLKLDKENALDRAEGAEGDKKAAEDKSKQLEDEISELEKKLRITEDERDKVLDEFQAAEEKLLSAEEVATKAEADVASLNRRIQLVEEELDRAQERLTTALTKLEEAEKAADESERGMKVIENRASKDEEKMELQEIQLKEAKHIAEEADRKYEEVARKLVIIESDLERTEERAELSEGKCSELEEELKTVTNNLKSLEAQSEKYSHKEDKYEEEMKVLTDKLKEAETRAEFAERSVAKLEKTIDDLEDELYAQKLKHKAISEELDHALNDMTSM
- the LOC120053940 gene encoding tropomyosin alpha-1 chain-like isoform X2 produces the protein MDAIKKKMQMLKLDKENALDRAEGAEGDKKAAEDKSKQLEDDVVALQKKLKGTEDELDKYSESLKDAQEKLELAEKKATDAEADVASLNRRIQLVEEELDRAQERLTTALTKLEEAEKAADESERGMKVIENRASKDEEKMELQEIQLKEAKHIAEEADRKYEEVARKLVIIESDLERTEERAELSEGKCSELEEELKTVTNNLKSLEAQSEKYSHKEDKYEEEMKVLTDKLKEAETRAEFAERSVAKLEKTIDDLEEKLAHAKEENLDMHQMLDQTLMELNNM
- the LOC120053940 gene encoding tropomyosin alpha-1 chain-like isoform X1; the protein is MDAIKKKMQMLKLDKENALDRAEGAEGDKKAAEDKSKQLEDEISELEKKLRITEDERDKVLDEFQAAEEKLLSAEEVATKAEADVASLNRRIQLVEEELDRAQERLTTALTKLEEAEKAADESERGMKVIENRASKDEEKMELQEIQLKEAKHIAEEADRKYEEVARKLVIIESDLERTEERAELSEGKCSELEEELKTVTNNLKSLEAQSEKYSHKEDKYEEEMKVLTDKLKEAETRAEFAERSVAKLEKTIDDLEEKLAHAKEENLDMHQMLDQTLMELNNM
- the LOC120053940 gene encoding tropomyosin alpha-4 chain-like isoform X5, producing MAGITSLEAVKRKIKTLQQQADGAEERTERLQRELGLERKARESAEADVASLNRRIQLVEEELDRAQERLTTALTKLEEAEKAADESERGMKVIENRASKDEEKMELQEIQLKEAKHIAEEADRKYEEVARKLVIIESDLERTEERAELSEGKCSELEEELKTVTNNLKSLEAQSEKYSHKEDKYEEEMKVLTDKLKEAETRAEFAERSVAKLEKTIDDLEEKLAHAKEENLDMHQMLDQTLMELNNM